A portion of the Cellulophaga algicola DSM 14237 genome contains these proteins:
- a CDS encoding dipeptidase: protein MEAIKNYISEHKERFISELIDLLKMPSVSADTAFTQDVLDTADAVKKALTEAGCDAVEICETDGYPIVYGEKIINSDLPTVLVYGHYDVQPADPINLWTSPPFEPVIKKTDKHPEGAIFARGACDDKGQMYMHVKAMEYMVKTNQLPCNVKFMIEGEEEVGSSNLAIFVANNKEKLANDIILISDTGMIANDVPSITTGLRGLSYVEVEVTGPNRDLHSGLYGGAVANPINILTKMIASLHDENNHITIPGFYDKVEELSKEERAEMAKAPFSLENYKDALDIDAVYGENGYTTNERNSIRPTLDVNGIWGGYTGEGAKTVIASKAFAKISMRLVPNQDWKEITELFKKHFESIAPEGAKVLVKPHHGGQGYVTPINTIGYQAASKAYETTFGKKPIPQRSGGSIPIVALFEKELNSKTILMGFGLDSDAIHSPNEHFGVWNYLKGIETIPYFYKYYTELFKK, encoded by the coding sequence ATGGAAGCAATAAAAAATTACATTTCCGAACACAAAGAACGCTTTATTTCAGAACTTATAGACCTCCTAAAAATGCCGTCAGTTAGTGCAGACACTGCATTTACGCAAGATGTCTTAGATACAGCAGATGCCGTTAAAAAAGCATTAACAGAAGCTGGATGTGATGCTGTAGAAATTTGCGAAACAGATGGCTATCCGATCGTTTATGGTGAAAAAATCATAAATTCTGACCTTCCAACCGTACTTGTTTACGGTCATTATGACGTTCAACCGGCAGATCCAATCAATTTATGGACCTCTCCTCCGTTCGAACCTGTCATCAAAAAAACAGACAAACATCCTGAAGGAGCAATTTTTGCTCGTGGTGCTTGTGATGATAAAGGTCAAATGTATATGCATGTAAAAGCAATGGAATATATGGTAAAAACAAACCAACTTCCTTGTAATGTAAAATTCATGATTGAAGGCGAAGAAGAAGTTGGTAGTAGCAACTTAGCAATTTTCGTAGCAAACAATAAAGAGAAACTTGCCAATGATATTATATTAATATCAGATACAGGCATGATCGCTAATGACGTACCTTCTATAACCACAGGTTTACGTGGCTTAAGTTATGTAGAGGTAGAAGTTACCGGACCAAACCGCGATTTGCATTCTGGTTTATATGGTGGCGCTGTTGCCAACCCTATCAATATTCTTACGAAGATGATTGCTAGTTTACACGATGAAAACAACCATATTACTATTCCTGGGTTTTATGATAAGGTAGAAGAACTCTCTAAAGAAGAACGTGCAGAAATGGCAAAGGCTCCTTTTAGTCTAGAGAATTATAAAGACGCATTGGATATTGATGCTGTTTATGGCGAAAATGGGTATACTACTAACGAACGCAACTCTATAAGACCAACACTTGATGTAAACGGAATCTGGGGCGGTTATACTGGCGAAGGTGCTAAAACGGTTATTGCAAGTAAAGCTTTCGCAAAAATATCTATGCGCTTAGTACCCAACCAAGATTGGAAAGAAATTACCGAGTTATTTAAAAAACATTTTGAGAGCATTGCTCCCGAAGGTGCAAAAGTCCTTGTAAAACCACACCATGGCGGTCAAGGGTACGTAACACCTATAAATACAATTGGCTATCAAGCAGCATCAAAAGCTTACGAAACAACTTTTGGAAAAAAACCCATCCCACAACGTAGTGGCGGTAGTATTCCTATTGTAGCGCTTTTTGAAAAAGAATTAAATAGTAAAACTATCCTTATGGGCTTCGGTTTAGATAGTGATGCCATCCACTCCCCTAATGAGCATTTTGGAGTATGGAATTATTTAAAAGGAATAGAAACTATTCCTTATTTTTATAAGTATTATACCGAGTTATTTAAAAAATAA
- a CDS encoding M56 family metallopeptidase produces MGLYLIKVTACLAIFFVFYKVMLENESMHTFKRFYLLTALIVAAVIPTILFTEYIYISPEPIVDIAVSEFTIKEMPLPTQKNDLITPSLWVIYGIGVLVFGYKFCNNLFKLSTRIKRNPKIKYDRSIHVLLEERLSPHTFFNFIFLNKQKFEAHEIPEAVLLHEQTHAAQKHSIDVLFIELIQVLLWFNPLVYLFKGAIKLNHEFLADQAVLKKGTQLPNYQQILLAFSSNATETQLANAINYSSIKKRFTIMKKTTSKKAVWLRSLLALPIFVFALYGFSEKKILKMEKPSQENSELSSPSDLNKVSTNHLQDEIESYKKEYNAYVVLTKEKPHYIHKPESEKRKMDDIFSNLVTMYYNLSNTNRAKVTAATPPIKPYTTLIKNGQKEYKKTSELTAEDKKLLPPPPPPPLPISESNSTELAKAKQLFLENANRYGNAVSAYTKQGTGTLEELNARYKKIMNLYEKYTALVKKEETNPILPPLPQHHQRVP; encoded by the coding sequence ATGGGGCTATATCTTATAAAAGTAACAGCATGCCTAGCTATCTTTTTTGTTTTCTACAAAGTAATGTTAGAAAATGAAAGCATGCATACCTTTAAACGATTTTATCTCCTTACGGCACTAATAGTTGCAGCAGTAATACCTACTATATTATTTACTGAATACATCTATATAAGCCCTGAACCCATCGTGGATATCGCTGTATCAGAGTTTACTATAAAAGAAATGCCTTTGCCTACTCAAAAAAATGACCTTATAACACCTTCCCTTTGGGTTATATATGGAATTGGAGTCTTGGTATTTGGTTATAAATTTTGCAATAATTTATTTAAATTAAGCACACGAATAAAAAGAAACCCAAAAATTAAATATGACCGTAGCATTCATGTGTTATTAGAAGAAAGACTGTCACCGCACACCTTCTTCAATTTTATTTTTTTGAACAAACAAAAATTTGAAGCCCATGAAATTCCTGAAGCGGTGCTTTTGCATGAGCAAACACATGCGGCACAAAAGCACAGTATAGATGTGCTCTTCATAGAATTAATACAAGTTTTATTATGGTTTAACCCTTTGGTCTATTTGTTCAAAGGAGCCATTAAACTAAATCATGAATTCTTAGCAGATCAAGCCGTTCTAAAAAAAGGAACCCAATTACCAAATTATCAACAAATATTATTAGCATTCTCATCAAATGCTACAGAAACCCAATTGGCAAATGCCATCAATTATTCATCAATCAAAAAACGTTTTACCATCATGAAAAAAACAACATCAAAAAAAGCCGTTTGGTTACGCAGTTTACTAGCCCTACCTATTTTCGTATTTGCCTTATATGGCTTTAGCGAGAAAAAGATCTTAAAAATGGAAAAGCCTTCTCAAGAAAACAGTGAACTAAGTTCGCCATCAGATTTGAACAAAGTCAGCACAAACCACTTACAAGATGAAATTGAAAGTTACAAAAAAGAGTATAACGCATACGTAGTTTTGACAAAGGAAAAACCACATTACATTCACAAGCCGGAATCAGAAAAGAGAAAAATGGACGATATCTTTTCCAATTTAGTAACCATGTACTATAATCTATCAAATACAAACAGAGCTAAAGTTACGGCGGCAACACCCCCAATTAAACCTTATACTACACTAATTAAAAACGGACAAAAGGAATATAAAAAAACTAGCGAATTAACAGCCGAAGACAAAAAACTATTACCTCCACCACCTCCACCTCCATTGCCTATTAGCGAGAGTAATTCAACAGAACTAGCTAAAGCAAAACAACTGTTTCTTGAGAATGCAAATAGATATGGGAATGCGGTTAGTGCATATACCAAACAAGGAACTGGAACTTTAGAGGAACTAAATGCACGCTATAAAAAAATAATGAATCTTTATGAGAAATACACTGCTTTGGTAAAAAAAGAAGAAACTAATCCTATTTTACCGCCGCTACCCCAGCACCACCAAAGAGTCCCTTAG
- a CDS encoding NYN domain-containing protein encodes MDSNINLAVLIDGDNIPSAQVKEMMEEIAKYGNPTIKRIYGDWTKPNLTKWKNLLLENAITPIQQYGYTTGKNATDSAMIIDAMDILYSEKVNGFCLVSSDSDFTRLATRLREAGMKVIGIGEKKTPNPFIVACDKFIYIEILKSKIESPENDSEKDGTKDTVDKITRKDIQLIKTTIADVSDDDGWAFLGDVGSLLQKKQPNFDSRNYGFDKLTPLIKSIDIFELEQRENSKSKNKLIFVRIKQKHNPKKK; translated from the coding sequence ATGGATTCAAATATAAATTTAGCAGTGCTTATTGATGGCGACAACATTCCTTCTGCTCAAGTAAAAGAAATGATGGAAGAAATTGCAAAGTATGGCAACCCAACCATTAAAAGAATCTATGGCGATTGGACCAAGCCTAATTTAACCAAATGGAAAAATCTATTGTTGGAGAATGCTATAACTCCCATTCAGCAATATGGCTATACCACAGGTAAAAATGCTACAGATTCTGCCATGATTATTGATGCCATGGATATTTTATATTCAGAAAAAGTAAACGGCTTTTGTTTGGTTTCCAGTGATAGTGATTTTACCAGACTTGCAACTCGTTTACGAGAAGCAGGTATGAAAGTTATCGGAATCGGAGAGAAAAAAACACCAAATCCGTTTATTGTTGCTTGTGATAAATTTATCTATATTGAAATTCTGAAATCAAAAATAGAGAGCCCAGAAAATGATAGTGAAAAAGATGGCACCAAAGACACCGTAGATAAAATTACGAGAAAAGATATACAGCTTATAAAAACTACAATCGCAGATGTTTCAGATGATGATGGTTGGGCTTTTCTAGGCGATGTCGGGAGTTTATTACAAAAGAAACAGCCTAATTTCGATTCCAGGAATTATGGCTTTGATAAGCTTACCCCTTTAATTAAGTCTATTGATATTTTTGAATTGGAACAACGTGAAAATTCAAAGAGCAAAAATAAATTAATTTTTGTTCGGATTAAGCAAAAGCACAATCCTAAGAAAAAATAA
- a CDS encoding SusC/RagA family TonB-linked outer membrane protein, with protein MKLKIKLMAMIVLVFNMSLFAQDGYVLSGTVLDGANMPIPGVNVLVANSTTGTATDFDGIFQLKVKRGDVLKFSYIGYVTQSISITDQQTISVVMAEDASQLEEVVVVGYGSQKKSDITGAVSSVKSEDLNAFPLANAEQALQGRAAGVVVQSNNGGEPGAPISIKVRGNTSIGANSGPLIVVDGFVGATMPQANDIESMEVLKDASATAIYGSRGSGGVVLVTTKKGKNGRLSVEVNTSYSSQSTANRLDLLNADEFAAYQQSFRTYEQGTANTDWQDEIYQTGSTANHQFSFSGGSENINFYASANYFKQDGIIVNSDFEKLTFLSNVDAQVTEKLKLGMNIYGSRGTKNGVLTQSTGDTANGGGDDVISLAFRFTPDRGIYNTDGTFTQNSVGDGIENPWAVANELINETKSDNFRTNLYANYDILKNLSFKTTFGYSTLNETVGQFKPQTFKLSIGYASLDNKRTTNLLSENYLTYNAEIGKGNLTLLAGYSYQKQNTVYFGALTQELLSDDFLFYNLAAGQLQTRRVESYFSEWEIQSQFGRLNYDFDDKYLLTATVRRDGASNFAENEKYAIFPSGALGWKISNEEFLKGSKTVSNLKLRASYGVTGNQAISPYQSLSQLSITPSTDVNTDPSVSVAQEANPDLKWESSYQTNLGLDLGLFSNRISLSLDYYNIDTKDLLLETAVLPAYSGAVDLEVYSNVGEINNKGFEISLSTKNIYTDNFSWTTDFNWAANRNKAVKLNNGDIIDGAAPSYFSSGKDTYILREGEAIGLFWGHDYQGVYQGGSVPEGTALKESYNQAGDPLFVDVNSDGVINADDLKTIGDPNQDFTFGVTNNFSYKNLDLNIFFQGAVGGEILNLTNVQLYNGDSNALTDIQNAWTPTNTETNIPSAKIRDREISSRFVEDGSYVRLKNIALGYNFPSDVVEKLGLDNLRLTLSGQNLLTFTKYSGLDPEVSYFGGGGGSTGSGNVVQGHDFGNYPTVKSVNFSLNLKF; from the coding sequence ATGAAATTAAAAATTAAACTAATGGCAATGATCGTATTGGTCTTCAATATGTCATTATTTGCACAAGATGGATACGTGTTATCCGGAACAGTATTAGATGGGGCAAATATGCCAATCCCAGGTGTAAATGTACTAGTTGCAAATTCTACAACGGGTACGGCTACAGATTTTGATGGTATCTTTCAATTGAAAGTTAAACGTGGAGACGTACTTAAGTTTTCTTACATAGGCTACGTTACGCAATCGATTTCGATTACAGATCAACAAACGATCTCTGTTGTTATGGCAGAAGATGCTAGTCAACTTGAAGAAGTGGTCGTTGTAGGATATGGCTCTCAGAAAAAAAGTGACATTACTGGAGCAGTTTCTTCAGTAAAGTCTGAAGACCTAAATGCATTTCCTTTAGCAAATGCAGAACAGGCATTACAAGGGCGTGCTGCCGGTGTAGTAGTGCAATCTAATAATGGTGGTGAGCCTGGAGCTCCTATATCAATAAAGGTGAGAGGTAATACTTCTATTGGAGCAAACAGTGGCCCTCTCATTGTTGTAGATGGTTTTGTGGGCGCAACAATGCCACAGGCTAATGACATTGAGTCTATGGAGGTGTTAAAAGATGCTTCAGCAACAGCTATTTATGGTTCTAGAGGTTCTGGAGGAGTTGTTTTGGTAACTACAAAAAAAGGCAAGAATGGTAGGTTGTCCGTAGAGGTAAATACGAGTTACTCTTCTCAAAGTACTGCAAATAGATTAGATTTATTGAATGCAGACGAGTTTGCAGCGTATCAGCAATCTTTCCGTACATATGAACAAGGAACAGCAAATACGGATTGGCAGGATGAAATTTATCAAACAGGAAGTACTGCTAATCATCAGTTTTCTTTTTCGGGTGGTAGTGAAAATATAAATTTTTATGCTTCTGCAAATTATTTTAAACAAGATGGAATTATAGTTAATTCTGATTTTGAAAAATTAACGTTCCTATCTAATGTAGACGCACAAGTAACTGAAAAGTTAAAATTAGGTATGAATATTTATGGTAGTAGAGGAACTAAAAATGGAGTGCTTACGCAGTCAACAGGTGATACCGCAAATGGAGGAGGAGATGATGTTATTTCATTAGCATTTAGATTTACTCCAGATAGAGGCATCTACAATACAGATGGTACTTTTACTCAGAATTCTGTGGGTGACGGTATTGAAAATCCATGGGCTGTTGCTAATGAATTAATAAATGAAACTAAATCAGATAACTTCAGAACTAATTTGTATGCAAATTATGATATTTTAAAGAACCTTAGCTTTAAAACTACATTTGGTTATAGTACGCTTAATGAGACTGTAGGGCAATTTAAGCCGCAAACTTTTAAACTCTCAATTGGATATGCAAGCTTGGATAATAAAAGAACTACAAATCTTTTAAGTGAGAACTACTTAACATACAATGCTGAAATAGGAAAAGGTAATTTAACTTTATTAGCAGGTTATTCTTATCAAAAGCAAAATACAGTTTATTTTGGTGCACTTACTCAGGAGCTTCTTTCTGATGATTTTCTTTTCTATAATTTAGCGGCAGGTCAACTTCAAACTCGTAGAGTTGAATCGTATTTTTCTGAATGGGAAATTCAATCGCAATTCGGGAGATTAAACTACGATTTTGATGATAAATATTTATTAACTGCAACAGTGAGACGTGACGGAGCTTCTAACTTTGCAGAAAATGAGAAATATGCAATTTTCCCATCTGGGGCATTGGGTTGGAAAATATCTAATGAAGAGTTTTTAAAGGGTAGTAAAACGGTTTCTAACTTAAAATTAAGAGCTAGTTATGGGGTAACAGGTAATCAGGCAATTTCGCCATACCAATCTTTGTCACAACTATCTATAACACCTTCAACAGACGTAAATACAGATCCGTCAGTTTCAGTTGCTCAGGAGGCTAATCCTGATTTAAAATGGGAATCATCGTATCAAACTAATTTAGGTTTAGATTTAGGTTTGTTTAGTAATAGAATTTCACTTTCACTTGATTATTATAATATCGATACAAAAGATCTTTTATTAGAAACAGCGGTTTTACCGGCATATAGTGGCGCTGTAGATTTAGAAGTTTATTCTAACGTTGGAGAAATTAATAATAAAGGTTTTGAAATTTCTTTAAGTACAAAAAATATTTACACGGATAATTTTAGTTGGACGACAGATTTCAATTGGGCTGCAAATAGAAATAAGGCAGTTAAGTTGAATAATGGAGATATCATCGATGGGGCGGCACCAAGTTATTTTTCTTCAGGAAAAGATACATATATTCTTAGAGAAGGTGAAGCGATTGGATTATTCTGGGGTCATGATTACCAAGGAGTTTATCAAGGTGGGAGTGTGCCAGAAGGTACTGCTCTTAAAGAATCGTATAACCAGGCAGGAGATCCTTTGTTTGTTGATGTTAATTCTGACGGCGTAATTAATGCAGATGATTTAAAAACAATAGGTGATCCTAATCAAGATTTTACTTTTGGGGTTACTAATAATTTTAGTTATAAGAATTTAGATTTAAATATCTTTTTTCAAGGTGCTGTAGGGGGCGAAATTTTAAACCTTACCAATGTACAATTGTATAACGGTGATTCAAATGCTCTTACAGATATTCAAAATGCATGGACACCAACAAATACAGAAACAAATATACCTTCTGCAAAAATTAGAGATAGAGAAATTTCTTCACGTTTTGTAGAGGATGGTAGTTATGTAAGATTAAAAAATATAGCATTAGGATATAATTTTCCTTCAGATGTAGTTGAAAAGTTAGGATTAGACAATCTTAGGTTAACACTAAGTGGTCAGAATTTATTGACATTTACAAAGTACTCTGGTTTAGATCCTGAAGTTAGCTACTTCGGTGGTGGAGGTGGAAGTACAGGATCGGGGAACGTAGTTCAAGGACATGACTTTGGGAACTACCCAACTGTTAAGTCTGTGAATTTTAGTCTTAATTTAAAATTTTAA
- a CDS encoding sialate O-acetylesterase has translation MNPKRYLQKTIVYLSILFATPICYGNSNTTILKRTIFTYNDSTKQVEKIDPNFHIYICFGQSNMEGSAAIEPQDTITNTRFQMLQSLDCENLNRKKGNWYAATAPLTQCYTGLSPADYFGKNMIQNLPDSITIAVINVAVGGSDIRLFNKKKYQKFTDTYPEDWFKNKIKDYGGNPYQHLIDLAKKGQKKGIIKGILLHQGETNNGDTKWPKYVKKIYRNMLKDLSLKANQVPLLAGEVVHKEQNGLLSEMNTIIQTLPKSIPTAHVISSKGCSAKSDRTHFDSEGVRELGKRYALKMLSLNYNKVLIQN, from the coding sequence ATGAATCCGAAACGATACCTTCAAAAAACAATTGTTTACTTAAGCATACTCTTTGCTACCCCCATCTGTTATGGCAATAGCAATACAACCATTCTAAAGCGAACAATCTTTACCTATAATGATAGTACTAAGCAAGTGGAAAAAATTGACCCTAATTTCCATATTTACATATGTTTTGGCCAATCTAACATGGAAGGTTCTGCGGCTATAGAGCCTCAAGACACCATTACCAATACTCGTTTTCAAATGCTCCAGTCGTTAGATTGCGAAAATTTAAATCGAAAAAAAGGAAATTGGTACGCCGCCACTGCACCACTTACTCAATGTTATACCGGCTTATCACCTGCAGATTATTTTGGAAAAAATATGATACAAAATCTTCCCGACAGCATCACAATTGCTGTTATCAATGTTGCCGTAGGTGGCTCTGACATAAGATTATTTAATAAAAAGAAATATCAAAAATTTACAGATACATACCCTGAGGATTGGTTTAAAAATAAAATTAAAGATTATGGAGGAAATCCTTACCAACACCTAATAGATTTAGCTAAAAAAGGTCAAAAAAAAGGGATAATTAAAGGTATTTTATTACACCAAGGCGAAACAAATAATGGTGATACCAAATGGCCTAAATACGTAAAAAAGATATACCGAAACATGCTTAAAGATTTATCTTTAAAAGCAAACCAAGTTCCCTTATTAGCTGGTGAAGTTGTACATAAGGAACAAAATGGTTTATTAAGCGAAATGAATACCATCATACAGACCTTGCCAAAAAGTATTCCTACGGCCCACGTCATTTCTTCTAAAGGATGCAGCGCAAAATCAGATAGAACCCATTTTGATTCTGAAGGCGTTAGAGAACTTGGAAAACGCTATGCATTAAAAATGCTCTCCCTTAACTATAATAAAGTACTAATTCAGAATTAA
- a CDS encoding PhnA domain-containing protein has product MSILEELIERSGNKCELCTSTADLQVYEVPPVSISGVDSSLLACGVCVDQIENPENTDPNHWRCLNDSMWSEYDTVKVVAWRMLSRLKGEGWPKDLLEMIYLEDETLKFAKATGEGLAEADKIIHRDVNGVILENGDSVVLIKDLKIKGSSQVAKQGTAVRKISLDRENAEFIEGKVGPTMTVIITKFVKKL; this is encoded by the coding sequence ATGAGCATACTAGAAGAATTGATAGAAAGAAGCGGAAATAAATGTGAGTTATGTACGTCAACAGCTGATTTGCAGGTATATGAAGTTCCGCCAGTTTCTATAAGCGGTGTAGATAGTAGTCTTTTAGCCTGTGGTGTTTGTGTAGATCAGATAGAAAACCCAGAAAATACAGACCCTAATCATTGGAGATGTTTAAACGATAGCATGTGGAGTGAATATGACACAGTTAAGGTAGTAGCATGGAGAATGCTATCTCGTTTAAAAGGAGAGGGCTGGCCTAAAGATTTGCTTGAAATGATTTATTTAGAAGATGAAACACTAAAGTTTGCCAAAGCTACCGGCGAAGGATTGGCGGAAGCGGATAAAATTATCCATAGAGATGTGAATGGGGTGATTTTGGAAAATGGGGATAGTGTTGTTTTGATAAAAGATTTGAAAATCAAAGGTTCTAGCCAGGTTGCAAAACAGGGAACAGCTGTTCGTAAAATATCTTTAGATCGTGAGAATGCAGAATTTATAGAAGGTAAAGTTGGCCCTACAATGACCGTAATTATTACAAAATTCGTAAAGAAACTATAA
- a CDS encoding RagB/SusD family nutrient uptake outer membrane protein: MKTYKYLFLLLGLSMVGCSDLEESPITEFSPESYFSSLSLEQVEGFTSGAYAHMVHRNFMSREMAQVLMFRSDMIAIGRTGDQDRIENDNFTVQASNALIGGGSNSYWPKVYQIIGASNEAIKAGKLLEGEDEAVLNEVIARARFARAFAYFHLVRQFGDIPYLDDDTLLSDAALAPRTTAAEVYVNIIADLEFAKEWLPNTQVSRAIPAKSAASAFLADVYLTLGDFSLAYAEAKEIINNESIYNLGLEPDFQSLFNSDKSDISIEPIFSLHFTGTADGDQGKDYQAAFTGIRTDKQYIAASGDSVDGGWSGEVPALAVYTTWDSNDYRRAVSFDDKAIIGGVVRTYETFTIGDGSAVNRPHVAKYTRMGNGTSTDLNHRASKSNYYMMRYADVLMIGAEAANELGFTADAELWVNRVMARSRAGGIITGGINDGAVFAESTVPADLSGLSQDAFRTRILDERRLEFAFEMKRWYDIVRRKLGATAFGPNGLESEVSTESGVGPGPKSFNPSRDYLLPIPLSEIQINPNLTQNVGY, encoded by the coding sequence ATGAAAACATATAAATATTTATTCTTATTGCTAGGATTATCAATGGTGGGATGTTCAGATTTAGAAGAATCGCCTATTACTGAATTTAGTCCGGAAAGCTATTTTAGCTCTTTGAGTTTAGAGCAAGTAGAAGGATTTACCAGTGGTGCATATGCACACATGGTTCATAGAAATTTTATGTCAAGAGAAATGGCTCAGGTGCTAATGTTTCGTAGTGATATGATAGCTATAGGTAGAACAGGTGATCAAGATAGAATTGAAAATGACAACTTCACTGTGCAAGCTAGTAATGCATTAATAGGAGGAGGTAGTAATTCTTATTGGCCTAAAGTGTATCAAATTATTGGTGCGTCTAATGAGGCGATTAAAGCAGGTAAATTGTTAGAAGGTGAAGATGAAGCTGTTCTAAATGAAGTTATAGCAAGAGCACGTTTTGCAAGAGCGTTTGCATACTTCCATTTAGTTAGACAATTTGGGGATATTCCATATTTAGATGATGATACATTATTGTCAGATGCTGCTCTGGCTCCGAGGACTACAGCAGCGGAAGTATATGTAAATATCATTGCCGATTTAGAGTTTGCAAAGGAGTGGTTACCAAATACACAAGTTTCAAGAGCTATACCAGCAAAATCAGCAGCCAGTGCTTTTTTGGCAGATGTGTATTTAACATTAGGTGATTTTTCATTAGCTTATGCAGAGGCCAAAGAAATAATAAATAATGAGAGTATATATAATTTAGGTTTAGAACCAGATTTTCAAAGTTTATTTAATAGTGACAAAAGTGATATTTCTATAGAGCCAATTTTTTCATTACATTTTACAGGTACAGCTGATGGAGATCAAGGCAAAGATTATCAAGCAGCTTTTACAGGTATTAGAACTGATAAACAATATATTGCGGCTAGCGGAGACTCTGTTGATGGAGGTTGGTCAGGAGAAGTGCCAGCTTTAGCAGTATATACTACATGGGATTCTAATGATTACAGGAGAGCAGTAAGTTTTGATGATAAAGCAATTATCGGAGGTGTTGTAAGAACTTATGAAACCTTTACTATCGGTGATGGATCAGCTGTGAATCGTCCGCATGTAGCAAAATATACACGTATGGGGAATGGAACCTCTACAGATCTCAATCATAGAGCGTCAAAATCTAATTACTATATGATGAGGTATGCTGATGTATTAATGATAGGAGCAGAAGCAGCAAATGAACTAGGGTTCACTGCTGATGCAGAGCTTTGGGTAAATAGGGTTATGGCTAGGTCTAGAGCTGGTGGAATTATTACAGGGGGGATTAATGATGGAGCTGTATTTGCAGAAAGTACAGTTCCTGCAGATCTTTCGGGGCTATCACAAGATGCTTTTAGAACTAGAATTTTAGATGAAAGAAGATTAGAATTTGCATTTGAAATGAAAAGATGGTATGATATTGTTAGAAGAAAATTGGGGGCAACAGCATTTGGTCCTAATGGTTTGGAATCAGAAGTGTCTACGGAATCTGGAGTAGGACCAGGTCCAAAGTCATTCAATCCAAGTCGTGATTACTTGCTTCCAATACCTCTTTCGGAAATACAGATAAACCCAAATTTAACACAAAATGTAGGGTATTAA
- a CDS encoding BlaI/MecI/CopY family transcriptional regulator encodes MQLSKSEEELMNILWKQKTALMKDLLATYEDPKPATTTIATLLKRMTDKGFVAYKTLGRSREYYPLVKKKDYFSKHVNGLIKNFFNDSASQFASFFTQETQLTKEELEDLKALIDSELKKK; translated from the coding sequence ATGCAGCTATCAAAATCCGAAGAAGAATTAATGAATATACTATGGAAGCAGAAAACTGCTCTCATGAAAGATTTGTTAGCAACTTACGAGGACCCCAAACCCGCCACCACTACAATAGCAACATTACTAAAAAGGATGACAGACAAAGGGTTCGTAGCGTATAAAACGCTAGGGAGATCAAGAGAATATTACCCCTTAGTAAAAAAGAAAGATTATTTTTCTAAGCATGTAAACGGACTCATAAAAAACTTTTTTAATGATAGCGCTAGTCAGTTTGCATCCTTCTTTACACAAGAGACACAACTAACTAAAGAAGAATTGGAAGATCTAAAAGCATTAATAGATAGTGAACTTAAAAAGAAATAA
- a CDS encoding FadR/GntR family transcriptional regulator gives MKLNRIRVNDSIDDQNAIISKIKEFILYKNLEPGDKLPSERELSEKFNVSRRNVREAIAKLERYELLKSIPKTGTFIANIGQVALKGIMEGVVELKQQDFKSLVETRLMLEAQTSFLAAQRRTEDDLENIEAALNLYKVKMIKREDALEEDLLFHLAIAKACGNSTLNALMLQITPKIISVFEKIRVCDEDGFMREVNQHEVIFNAIKDSNSQLAVRAMEEHFKMLKDFCNEIR, from the coding sequence ATGAAGTTGAATAGAATAAGAGTAAATGATAGTATTGATGATCAGAATGCAATTATCTCTAAGATTAAAGAGTTTATTCTTTACAAGAATTTAGAGCCTGGTGATAAGTTACCTTCAGAAAGAGAATTGTCTGAAAAGTTTAATGTAAGCCGAAGAAACGTTAGAGAGGCTATTGCTAAACTAGAACGTTATGAGCTGTTAAAATCCATTCCTAAAACAGGAACTTTTATTGCAAATATTGGACAGGTAGCTTTAAAGGGAATCATGGAAGGTGTTGTTGAGTTAAAACAACAAGATTTTAAATCCTTAGTAGAAACAAGATTAATGTTAGAAGCCCAAACTAGTTTTTTGGCAGCTCAAAGAAGAACGGAAGATGATTTAGAAAATATTGAGGCAGCTTTAAATTTGTATAAGGTTAAGATGATAAAAAGAGAGGATGCTTTAGAGGAAGATTTGCTTTTTCATTTAGCCATTGCGAAAGCCTGCGGTAATAGTACACTTAATGCTTTGATGTTGCAAATTACCCCTAAGATTATTTCTGTTTTTGAAAAAATAAGGGTTTGTGATGAAGATGGCTTTATGCGAGAAGTGAATCAACATGAAGTAATTTTTAATGCAATAAAAGATAGCAATTCTCAGCTTGCGGTACGTGCCATGGAAGAGCATTTTAAGATGCTAAAAGACTTTTGTAATGAAATTAGATAG